One window of the Granulicella arctica genome contains the following:
- a CDS encoding cupin domain-containing protein — protein sequence MTKPEHTTTAFNRTATLDSTVAYMGSLMTFLAKASETDGRFALMEYYTKPGNEPPPHIHDREHEMYFVLDGSMRFYCEDKTIDIHAGDVVFLPQGKAHAFNCTSAQVRTLILVAASGEGSVGLDNYFQTMGEATRSMSLPEHATTYVEDTPERAIKACHDNGIYVMSEEETRLALPQYPGFGVPVR from the coding sequence ATGACCAAGCCTGAACATACGACAACAGCTTTTAACCGCACCGCGACTCTCGATTCAACGGTTGCCTATATGGGAAGCCTGATGACATTTCTTGCGAAAGCGTCGGAAACCGATGGGCGCTTCGCCCTGATGGAGTATTACACCAAGCCCGGGAACGAACCACCACCACACATTCATGATCGTGAGCACGAGATGTATTTCGTGCTTGATGGCTCAATGCGCTTTTACTGTGAAGACAAAACGATAGATATCCACGCGGGTGACGTTGTTTTTCTTCCTCAAGGGAAGGCGCATGCCTTCAACTGCACTTCGGCTCAAGTACGCACATTGATTCTTGTAGCGGCGTCGGGCGAAGGTTCCGTAGGGCTTGACAACTACTTTCAGACGATGGGGGAGGCCACGCGAAGCATGTCTCTTCCGGAGCATGCCACAACGTACGTGGAGGACACTCCTGAGCGAGCCATCAAGGCGTGCCATGACAATGGCATTTATGTGATGTCCGAAGAGGAGACAAGGCTCGCATTACCACAGTATCCGGGCTTCGGCGTGCCTGTTCGCTGA
- a CDS encoding nuclear transport factor 2 family protein yields MTTVGDVTEIERFEDMRYTAMLHKDLTTLNRLLHDNMIHVHSTGNQHTKADYLKGLEEGQFVYRQIDRSHQEVLLQGPVALVFNHLFLRLTLMGKDIELHNRALTVWVLEKGSWQMLAMQSTLEPSAAQK; encoded by the coding sequence ATGACAACAGTTGGTGACGTAACAGAAATTGAACGCTTCGAAGATATGCGTTACACGGCAATGCTTCACAAGGATCTCACCACCCTGAACCGGCTTCTGCACGACAACATGATTCATGTTCACTCCACAGGAAATCAGCACACGAAAGCTGACTATCTCAAAGGACTCGAAGAAGGCCAATTCGTGTACCGGCAGATTGATCGTTCTCACCAGGAGGTCCTATTGCAGGGTCCGGTAGCCTTGGTTTTCAACCATTTGTTCTTGCGCCTGACTCTAATGGGGAAAGACATCGAACTGCACAACCGAGCTCTCACCGTCTGGGTTCTTGAGAAGGGATCTTGGCAAATGCTCGCTATGCAGTCGACTCTAGAACCTTCAGCCGCACAAAAATAG
- a CDS encoding alkene reductase, with protein sequence MPTILDPIQIGELTLPNRVLMAPMTRLRATVDNVPTPMMTEYYTQRASAGLIIAEATPISPGALGYAQVPGIWSGAQVQAWRSITTSVHSHDGRIYLQLWHVGRISDPIFLNGELPVAPSAIAAAGHVSLVRPQKAFVTPRALETHEVHEVIEEFRLAAQNAERAGFDGVEIHGATGYLLDQFLESGTNVRTDEFGGSVENRARLLLEVADACVSVFGAGRVAMRISPRADRHDMSDASPAETFSYVAREAGKRNLAYLHAREYRADDSLGPRLKQEFGGIYVANENFTFASANESLAKGEADAVSFGRLFIANPELPRSFAEGIDLDQPDPTTFYAHGPEGYVDKVVR encoded by the coding sequence ATGCCGACCATCCTCGATCCGATACAAATCGGTGAACTTACACTGCCGAACCGAGTACTGATGGCGCCGATGACTCGTCTCCGCGCGACGGTTGACAACGTTCCGACGCCGATGATGACGGAATACTACACGCAGAGAGCTTCCGCAGGGCTCATCATTGCCGAAGCCACGCCGATCTCGCCCGGGGCTCTCGGGTACGCGCAGGTGCCTGGCATATGGTCAGGGGCACAAGTTCAAGCCTGGAGGAGCATTACAACTTCGGTGCACTCGCATGACGGCCGGATCTATTTGCAACTATGGCATGTCGGCCGTATCTCCGATCCGATTTTTCTGAATGGCGAGCTTCCAGTCGCGCCGTCTGCCATCGCCGCTGCCGGGCACGTCTCGCTTGTTCGACCTCAGAAGGCATTCGTCACTCCCCGCGCGCTGGAAACCCATGAGGTGCACGAAGTTATCGAGGAGTTTCGGCTAGCAGCTCAGAATGCGGAGCGTGCCGGCTTCGATGGCGTAGAGATTCATGGTGCAACCGGTTATCTGCTCGACCAATTTCTTGAATCAGGAACGAATGTCCGCACGGATGAATTCGGCGGTTCAGTTGAGAATCGTGCCCGCCTGCTGCTCGAAGTAGCTGACGCATGTGTTTCCGTATTTGGCGCCGGGCGCGTTGCGATGCGCATCTCTCCCCGCGCCGATAGACATGATATGTCCGATGCGAGTCCTGCCGAGACCTTTAGTTACGTAGCGCGCGAGGCTGGCAAACGAAACTTAGCTTACCTCCACGCTCGCGAATATAGGGCGGACGATTCGCTTGGCCCCCGCCTAAAGCAAGAGTTTGGCGGTATCTATGTCGCTAATGAAAACTTCACCTTCGCGAGTGCGAACGAGAGTTTGGCCAAGGGGGAGGCCGACGCCGTTTCATTTGGCCGACTCTTCATCGCGAATCCCGAGCTTCCACGGAGTTTCGCGGAAGGTATCGATCTAGACCAACCTGACCCAACGACCTTCTATGCTCATGGCCCTGAGGGATATGTTGACAAAGTCGTTCGCTGA
- a CDS encoding nuclear transport factor 2 family protein has protein sequence MMKCDIRAERESAIQGGATWTIPAAKLLLWGFIAVATTSQAQSRSNEQKALFQKATAVWTAFQNKDMKTMQTLMSPNFVFIGKEGILSGAEVGAQNCTLHSFALKSDQMRPLGSRAAVLTYRAEQDYECNGQTESKELLVSDSFSFIDGKWLLVAHAEVAPVGPAMP, from the coding sequence ATGATGAAGTGTGACATTCGAGCCGAACGTGAAAGCGCCATCCAAGGCGGCGCTACATGGACTATTCCCGCTGCGAAGCTTTTGCTGTGGGGATTCATTGCTGTAGCGACAACGAGCCAGGCACAGTCTCGCAGTAATGAACAGAAGGCCCTATTCCAAAAAGCAACTGCAGTGTGGACGGCCTTCCAAAACAAAGATATGAAAACGATGCAGACCCTCATGTCACCCAATTTCGTCTTCATCGGGAAAGAGGGGATTCTGTCGGGAGCGGAAGTGGGGGCGCAAAATTGCACGCTTCACTCCTTCGCTTTGAAATCTGATCAAATGCGCCCTTTAGGGTCGCGTGCCGCTGTCCTGACGTACCGAGCAGAGCAGGATTACGAATGTAACGGCCAAACGGAGTCCAAAGAACTACTCGTGAGCGATAGCTTCTCCTTCATCGACGGCAAGTGGCTACTCGTTGCTCATGCAGAGGTGGCTCCTGTAGGCCCCGCAATGCCCTAA
- a CDS encoding cupin domain-containing protein, with protein sequence MASTIKYMGQVITLLAKGSETNGRLAFMEVKVRPGLEPPVHIHEREHELFFVLEGSVRFYTPDKTFDAHAGGVGFLPQGKAHTFACLTDEVRALILVGATGPETVGMDGYLLQMGEAARDLSVPDPSTIAPIEDPTETIQVGASWGIRFLSPEDTKKALPEYPGFGVRVS encoded by the coding sequence GTGGCCTCAACAATCAAGTACATGGGGCAAGTGATTACTCTGCTTGCGAAGGGGTCCGAAACCAACGGACGGTTAGCCTTTATGGAAGTCAAGGTTCGTCCAGGGCTAGAGCCGCCCGTTCATATCCACGAGCGGGAGCACGAGCTCTTTTTCGTGCTTGAAGGTTCTGTTCGCTTCTACACTCCAGATAAAACCTTCGATGCGCACGCCGGTGGTGTGGGCTTTCTGCCTCAGGGAAAGGCTCACACGTTCGCGTGTCTCACGGATGAGGTGCGAGCTCTTATCCTGGTAGGCGCCACCGGACCGGAGACCGTGGGCATGGATGGCTACCTGCTCCAGATGGGCGAAGCGGCACGCGACCTTTCAGTCCCGGACCCCTCCACTATCGCACCGATTGAGGATCCAACAGAGACGATTCAGGTCGGAGCCTCTTGGGGTATTCGTTTCCTTTCGCCGGAAGACACGAAGAAAGCCCTACCCGAATATCCGGGTTTCGGCGTACGCGTATCCTAG
- a CDS encoding cupin domain-containing protein translates to MAHKPEFILAGVLMKQQLSGKDTSGTFSLFENRSGGQSKTPIHVHANDDETLFIMEGEMKALIAGEEQTIKAGESVFLPRGIPHQLMNTSGLPAHYMLLCTPSGFEGFLAEGGRLRVENEEVGPPWPEDIDRLKAAAPKFGITLLSGW, encoded by the coding sequence ATGGCTCATAAACCTGAATTCATCCTTGCCGGTGTGCTCATGAAGCAGCAGCTATCGGGTAAAGACACGAGCGGCACGTTTTCGCTGTTTGAGAACCGGAGCGGTGGACAATCAAAGACCCCGATTCATGTGCATGCAAACGACGACGAGACGCTCTTCATCATGGAGGGCGAGATGAAAGCCCTGATCGCCGGGGAGGAGCAGACCATCAAGGCGGGAGAGTCGGTCTTTCTGCCTCGAGGCATCCCACATCAGCTTATGAATACAAGCGGTCTGCCAGCGCATTACATGCTGCTTTGCACGCCAAGCGGTTTTGAAGGTTTTCTTGCAGAGGGTGGCCGTCTAAGGGTTGAAAACGAAGAAGTTGGTCCACCCTGGCCGGAGGACATCGATAGATTGAAGGCCGCAGCTCCGAAGTTCGGAATTACGTTGCTTTCCGGCTGGTAG
- a CDS encoding alpha/beta fold hydrolase, whose protein sequence is MNRRAFTSHGVGAALAALIPSSASAQSRPAPSPSDLAQELPSALPVPAAFAALRELPDPPSEAVSQKLLPGFKSHRIQTSGAEINVLTKGSGRPLLLIHGHPETHLTWHKIAPALAEEYTVVIPDLRGYGDSSKPGYSPDHINYSFRAMALDQVEVMKQLGHQRFMVAGHDRGGRVAHRLCLDHSEVVDKVAVLDVAPTLTMYQQTSKEFATKYVWWFLQIQPSPMPEHLIGLDSVFYLRDHLAMQGKTPGAISPEVMAEYIRCYCCVGTIRAVCEDYRAAAGIDLEHDRDDDSRNNYIQAPLLALWGAKGTVGHLWDVLATWRAKSNNVVSGKPLPCGHLLPEEDADGVLAEFRAFFRA, encoded by the coding sequence ATGAATCGACGTGCGTTTACTTCCCACGGGGTCGGGGCAGCATTAGCCGCTCTGATCCCGTCTTCAGCAAGTGCGCAGTCAAGACCTGCCCCTAGCCCATCCGATCTAGCCCAGGAACTGCCGAGTGCCCTCCCGGTGCCCGCAGCTTTTGCCGCTTTGCGCGAGCTTCCTGACCCGCCGTCAGAAGCTGTGTCGCAGAAGCTCTTGCCTGGCTTCAAATCCCATCGTATCCAAACGTCGGGTGCGGAGATCAATGTTCTCACCAAGGGTAGTGGGCGTCCACTGCTCCTAATCCACGGACATCCGGAGACCCATCTGACTTGGCACAAGATAGCACCAGCCTTGGCCGAAGAATACACCGTCGTCATTCCGGATCTTCGAGGCTATGGTGATTCCAGCAAACCAGGGTATAGCCCTGATCACATCAATTACTCGTTCCGCGCCATGGCTCTGGATCAAGTGGAGGTTATGAAGCAATTGGGGCATCAGCGCTTCATGGTGGCGGGACATGATCGCGGCGGCCGTGTTGCCCATCGGCTTTGCCTGGACCATTCTGAGGTAGTCGACAAGGTGGCAGTTCTTGACGTAGCACCGACTCTAACCATGTATCAACAGACGAGCAAGGAATTTGCCACGAAGTACGTATGGTGGTTTTTACAGATTCAGCCTTCGCCTATGCCCGAACACTTGATTGGTCTCGATTCCGTCTTCTACCTTCGGGATCATCTTGCGATGCAAGGCAAGACGCCGGGAGCGATCTCTCCCGAGGTCATGGCGGAATACATCCGCTGCTACTGCTGCGTCGGCACAATACGCGCCGTCTGCGAAGACTATCGTGCTGCCGCCGGCATCGACCTCGAGCATGATCGCGACGATGACAGCCGAAACAATTACATTCAAGCTCCTCTGCTTGCCCTCTGGGGCGCCAAGGGAACTGTGGGTCACTTGTGGGATGTTCTTGCCACATGGAGAGCCAAGAGCAACAACGTAGTGTCTGGGAAACCACTTCCGTGCGGTCATTTGTTGCCGGAAGAAGATGCCGACGGCGTGTTAGCGGAGTTTCGGGCATTCTTCCGTGCATGA
- a CDS encoding YoaK family protein has translation MKKTHFNADVTYGALGSRLSDYWAIEVGYQFRYASNIVMLAAYATIGNWNRAMRHFPPIVTFIVGVAFAKFVISRKSRIKFMPRLCCQVLELSALVTLTAFASRLPNVLVVPFISCMAGLQVGTFDSVTGWKFNSAMTTGNIKSMTTGFVRWFQGEDVDRSKGQALVSACACASFFVGALFGAYCTRRFRTYALAPCVLLVLMGSLLTWTQHSTIGDDA, from the coding sequence GTGAAGAAGACTCACTTCAATGCTGACGTCACCTATGGCGCTCTAGGTTCGCGACTGAGCGACTATTGGGCAATCGAAGTCGGTTATCAGTTCCGCTACGCGTCTAACATTGTCATGCTCGCGGCCTATGCGACCATCGGCAACTGGAATCGGGCGATGCGACATTTCCCTCCTATCGTTACCTTCATTGTGGGCGTCGCTTTCGCCAAGTTTGTCATCTCTCGTAAAAGTAGAATCAAATTCATGCCGAGGCTCTGCTGCCAGGTCTTAGAACTCTCAGCGCTCGTGACCCTGACAGCTTTCGCTTCCCGCTTACCAAACGTTCTCGTCGTGCCATTCATCTCCTGTATGGCTGGCCTTCAGGTTGGCACCTTCGACTCCGTGACGGGGTGGAAATTCAATAGTGCGATGACCACGGGGAATATCAAGAGCATGACGACAGGGTTCGTGCGCTGGTTCCAGGGTGAGGATGTGGACCGAAGCAAGGGACAAGCCTTGGTTTCTGCATGTGCATGTGCCTCCTTCTTCGTAGGAGCGCTTTTCGGAGCCTACTGCACGAGAAGGTTCAGGACCTACGCCTTGGCACCCTGTGTCCTGCTGGTCTTGATGGGATCACTGCTGACTTGGACACAGCACTCCACGATTGGCGACGACGCCTAG
- the fumC gene encoding class II fumarate hydratase, which produces MANVEDTQLKNGTFKPGTLLEDGRWRIEFDSTGQVKVPADRLWGAQTQRSLIHFSIGNDHMPVEVYHAYGYVKKAAAIVNERLGRLPKEKADLIVKSASEVIAGKLDENFPLFVWQTGSGTQSNMNVNEVISNRSIQMVNGTLGAQEPVHPNDHVNMSQSSNDTFPTAMHIAAVMEIKDTLLPKATALLTAIENKANQWQHIVKIGRTHLEDATPLTVGQEWSGYAVQIRYALRRVEASLAGLYQLAAGGTAVGTGINAPERFGEEIAKEISELTGHPFITAPNKFEAQGSLDGIVAAHAALRGLAVSLMKIANDIRWLASGPRCGIAELNLPANEPGSSIMPGKVNPTQCEAIVMICIQVIGDDTAVAFAGSQGNFELNAMRPIIINNFLHSARILADGCEKFRIFSIEGTEVNEKRVAGYVQSSLMLVTALSPVIGYDNASKIAHTAQDDGSTLREAAIKTGLIDAKKFDEVVNPQKMVGDTTLNFDA; this is translated from the coding sequence ATGGCAAACGTTGAAGATACACAGCTTAAAAATGGTACCTTCAAGCCCGGAACGCTTTTGGAGGACGGACGCTGGCGGATCGAGTTCGACTCCACGGGGCAGGTGAAGGTTCCAGCGGACCGCCTGTGGGGAGCACAGACGCAACGCTCTTTGATCCACTTTTCCATCGGAAATGACCACATGCCGGTTGAGGTGTATCACGCCTATGGCTATGTGAAGAAAGCTGCAGCCATTGTGAACGAGCGACTTGGCAGGCTCCCGAAGGAAAAAGCCGACCTCATCGTCAAGAGCGCTAGCGAAGTAATCGCCGGCAAGCTCGACGAAAACTTCCCGCTCTTCGTTTGGCAAACCGGCAGCGGCACTCAAAGCAACATGAACGTGAACGAGGTGATTTCCAACCGCTCCATTCAGATGGTGAACGGGACTCTCGGGGCTCAGGAACCCGTGCACCCAAACGACCATGTGAATATGTCGCAAAGTTCCAACGACACGTTTCCGACAGCCATGCACATCGCGGCGGTTATGGAGATCAAGGACACACTCCTTCCCAAAGCAACCGCGCTGTTGACGGCTATTGAGAACAAGGCGAATCAATGGCAGCACATCGTAAAGATTGGGCGGACACATTTGGAGGATGCGACTCCTCTGACGGTGGGGCAGGAATGGTCGGGATACGCTGTCCAAATCCGATACGCTCTCCGTCGCGTCGAAGCTTCGCTGGCGGGACTCTACCAACTTGCGGCCGGTGGGACCGCTGTGGGCACCGGTATCAATGCGCCGGAACGCTTCGGCGAAGAGATCGCAAAAGAGATTTCAGAATTGACAGGGCATCCGTTCATCACCGCGCCCAATAAGTTCGAAGCGCAAGGCTCGCTCGACGGCATCGTAGCCGCCCATGCTGCCCTTCGCGGTCTTGCCGTCTCGCTGATGAAGATAGCAAATGATATTCGCTGGCTGGCTTCAGGGCCCCGCTGTGGCATTGCGGAGTTGAACCTGCCGGCGAATGAGCCAGGTTCGTCGATCATGCCCGGTAAAGTAAACCCCACCCAGTGTGAAGCCATCGTGATGATTTGCATTCAGGTCATCGGAGACGATACCGCAGTTGCTTTTGCCGGCTCACAAGGGAACTTCGAGCTGAACGCAATGCGCCCCATTATCATCAACAACTTTCTGCATTCTGCAAGGATTCTTGCGGACGGATGCGAGAAGTTTCGGATCTTCTCCATCGAGGGAACCGAAGTGAACGAAAAGAGGGTTGCTGGGTATGTACAGAGCTCGCTCATGCTGGTGACCGCTCTTAGTCCGGTGATCGGATATGACAATGCCTCCAAGATCGCGCACACGGCCCAAGATGATGGGTCTACCTTGCGAGAGGCCGCAATCAAGACTGGGCTGATCGACGCCAAAAAGTTCGATGAGGTCGTGAATCCCCAAAAAATGGTCGGAGACACGACCCTGAATTTTGACGCTTAA
- a CDS encoding carbohydrate porin, with protein sequence MKTNQVKSAERRSTLIVVFVLLSFSCVCRSQTQNDGLSGADAHEDAGSSHEHLFGDWRGKRTELENKGVSCDLQYIADHLWNVRSAQKTRLADWNRVRGTVNIDLGTLAGARGLYFHITGLWQGGGILGAYLGAIASPSGMSSANTFRLDSYWLERRFLHESLVVRLGQFAGQDFYGAQHDATSFIVEPLDYAMGNLSVNYESFDPPSTPAAEVRVIPREHFYVKSMVFAADRVPYAHNPTGFVPQFRGAAMTASEIGWTPGQSARDVRAFDTVRSRTGYSGLYQFGGTYNPGKFTSTSSSTPVSGNYLIYGMASQALWRTAERSSTGVDITASVNWSPADRSRRNQETTAGLRYNELLPIHWHNTLSLGYVRSGVNYLGNASNVAIIQRRDAEHVLELNALFKPTGWLLLQPVVQHFFNVGGKTGDATVVGFRSKVEF encoded by the coding sequence TTGAAAACCAACCAAGTAAAGTCCGCCGAACGCCGCTCGACACTGATCGTCGTCTTCGTCTTGCTCTCTTTTAGCTGTGTGTGTCGCAGCCAGACGCAGAACGACGGCTTGAGTGGAGCAGACGCACATGAAGATGCCGGTTCCTCCCACGAACATCTATTCGGAGATTGGCGAGGAAAGCGGACGGAACTGGAGAACAAAGGAGTGAGTTGTGATTTGCAATATATTGCGGATCACCTCTGGAACGTACGATCCGCTCAGAAGACACGCCTCGCCGATTGGAACCGTGTGCGAGGCACGGTCAACATCGACCTCGGAACTCTCGCCGGTGCGCGCGGCCTCTACTTCCACATCACCGGACTCTGGCAGGGCGGAGGCATTCTTGGTGCTTACCTCGGTGCGATCGCAAGTCCGAGCGGAATGTCGAGCGCCAACACGTTTCGACTTGACTCGTATTGGCTTGAGCGACGGTTTCTCCATGAGTCGCTGGTGGTGCGACTAGGCCAATTCGCTGGACAGGACTTCTATGGGGCCCAACATGATGCGACCAGCTTCATTGTCGAGCCGCTCGATTATGCCATGGGCAATCTCAGTGTGAACTACGAGAGCTTTGATCCACCCTCGACACCTGCTGCTGAAGTTCGTGTAATTCCGCGTGAGCACTTCTATGTGAAGTCAATGGTCTTTGCAGCGGATCGAGTGCCGTATGCGCACAACCCAACCGGGTTTGTGCCTCAATTCCGTGGTGCGGCGATGACAGCTTCCGAGATCGGATGGACGCCGGGCCAGTCTGCACGTGATGTTCGGGCTTTCGATACGGTTCGATCGCGAACGGGCTACTCTGGGCTGTATCAGTTCGGCGGCACGTACAACCCTGGGAAGTTTACCTCAACGTCAAGTTCCACGCCTGTAAGCGGGAATTACCTGATCTACGGGATGGCGAGCCAGGCTCTTTGGCGGACAGCGGAGCGCTCCAGCACCGGCGTGGACATCACCGCCTCAGTGAACTGGTCCCCAGCAGATCGGAGCCGCCGTAATCAGGAGACTACCGCGGGACTCCGCTACAACGAGCTTTTGCCCATCCATTGGCACAACACCTTGAGTTTGGGTTACGTGCGGAGCGGTGTGAACTATCTCGGCAATGCTAGCAACGTAGCGATTATCCAAAGGCGCGACGCAGAGCATGTCCTCGAACTGAACGCGTTATTCAAGCCCACCGGTTGGTTGTTGCTCCAGCCGGTGGTGCAGCATTTCTTCAACGTCGGCGGGAAGACGGGTGACGCTACTGTTGTCGGCTTCCGCTCGAAGGTGGAGTTCTGA
- a CDS encoding NAD-dependent malic enzyme, with product MTTFSSIREETDMETNLTGFALLEDPKHNRGTAFSREKRQEKHLIGLLPPTVETLENQVKRCLFQLSKKNNDLEQYIYLAQLADDNQTLFYAVLATDPERFLKIVYDPTVGTACLEFGHIYRKPKGMYVSIEQKGKLREVLKNWPVEDVRVICVSTGGRILGLGDLGTNGMGIPIGKLQLYTACAAVQPDVLLPVLLDCGTDNEKLLYDPLYLGLKQKRPSTDELDAFVQEFVDAVQDRFPKCCIHFEDWKGTDAIRLLARYVNQISCYNDDIQGTGSVTVAGLYNAMKISNSSLKDQRVLFLGAGSAGIGIANMITSAMKLEGLSEKDARARISLFDVNGLLEPSRKDLSPDQQPYAHTAKSAKDLVAAINELKPTILIGVSTVGGTFTKQVIEAMSKLNDRPVIFALSNPTEHAECTAEEAYKFSKGNAIFAAGVQFDRVTIDGKSYEPSQANNFYIFPAVGMAIVATEAKHVPDEIFITAARATADQVTDEQLAKGMLFPPQADVQKASHVTAVMSAERIFELNLARVEKPKSIDKLITSLEYKPIYETS from the coding sequence ATGACAACGTTCTCATCGATTCGTGAGGAGACAGATATGGAAACGAACCTGACCGGCTTTGCTTTGTTGGAAGATCCCAAACATAACCGTGGTACCGCATTCAGTCGAGAAAAGCGGCAGGAGAAGCATCTTATTGGACTCCTCCCACCCACCGTGGAAACACTTGAGAATCAGGTCAAGCGTTGCCTCTTCCAGCTCAGCAAGAAAAACAATGATCTAGAGCAATACATCTACCTCGCACAACTGGCAGACGATAATCAAACGCTCTTCTACGCTGTGCTCGCGACTGATCCGGAACGCTTTTTGAAGATCGTCTACGATCCAACCGTCGGAACCGCTTGCCTCGAGTTTGGTCACATTTACCGCAAGCCGAAAGGAATGTATGTCTCCATTGAGCAGAAGGGGAAGCTCAGAGAGGTTTTGAAGAATTGGCCGGTCGAGGATGTGAGGGTGATCTGTGTGTCGACAGGCGGCCGCATCCTCGGCCTGGGCGACCTGGGAACCAACGGCATGGGCATCCCCATAGGAAAGCTGCAACTGTACACTGCATGCGCTGCAGTGCAGCCGGATGTGCTGCTGCCGGTTCTTCTCGATTGTGGGACCGACAACGAGAAGTTGCTATACGACCCGCTATATCTGGGCCTGAAGCAAAAGCGCCCGAGCACGGACGAATTGGACGCATTCGTGCAAGAGTTCGTCGATGCCGTGCAAGATCGCTTTCCGAAATGCTGTATCCACTTCGAAGATTGGAAAGGCACGGACGCGATCCGCTTGCTTGCGCGTTACGTCAACCAGATTAGCTGCTACAACGACGACATCCAAGGTACTGGCAGTGTGACCGTGGCGGGCCTATATAACGCCATGAAAATCTCCAATAGCAGTCTAAAAGACCAGCGCGTGTTGTTCTTAGGAGCCGGCTCAGCGGGGATCGGCATCGCGAATATGATCACGTCCGCGATGAAGTTGGAGGGACTGAGTGAGAAGGATGCAAGGGCACGAATCTCGCTCTTCGATGTGAACGGTCTCTTGGAGCCATCCCGGAAGGACCTTTCTCCCGATCAGCAGCCTTACGCTCACACGGCCAAATCCGCGAAGGACTTGGTCGCTGCCATCAATGAACTCAAGCCTACGATCCTGATTGGGGTCAGCACCGTCGGTGGCACGTTTACCAAACAGGTGATCGAAGCTATGTCGAAGCTCAACGACCGTCCTGTGATCTTTGCACTCTCCAACCCCACGGAGCACGCGGAGTGCACAGCTGAAGAGGCGTACAAGTTCTCAAAGGGCAACGCGATCTTCGCGGCGGGGGTGCAGTTCGATCGTGTCACGATCGACGGCAAAAGTTACGAGCCTAGCCAGGCGAACAACTTCTACATCTTCCCAGCGGTGGGCATGGCGATTGTCGCCACCGAGGCAAAGCACGTCCCCGATGAGATCTTCATCACTGCCGCCCGGGCAACCGCTGATCAGGTCACCGACGAACAACTCGCAAAAGGAATGCTCTTTCCACCGCAGGCGGATGTGCAGAAGGCTTCGCATGTCACCGCGGTGATGTCCGCCGAACGCATCTTCGAACTTAACCTTGCGCGAGTTGAAAAGCCGAAATCGATTGATAAGTTGATCACATCGCTCGAATACAAACCAATCTACGAGACTAGCTAA